The genomic segment AACTGTCAGCACTTTGTTCAACTGGCCTTATTCGCTCAGGCCCAGATGGACCTGGATCTGTCGGACCGTAAACAGAATCGCAAACCGGAGAAGCAGGCAGTGGAACGAGGGCTATCCGCCCTGCTTCGGGCGATGGTGATCGGCCGCGAGCAGGGCTACGTGAACCACCCATGGTGGCGGCCGTCGGTGATGGCGCGGCTGTGCGCGAAGGCGCTGGAGCATGGCATCGAGGTGGACTATGTCCGGGATCTGATCAGAAAGCGGCATCTGGTTCCCGATTCGCCGCCGTATGCGATCGAGACGTGGCCGTGGCCGGTCAAGGTCTATACCTTGGGCCGGTTCTCAATCCTGCTCGATGATCAACCATTGTCGATGGGCCGGCGCAGCCAACACGGCAAACCGCTGGCGTTGCTCAAGGCGCTGATCGCGCACGGCGGGCGTGACGTGGGCCAGAGCGAGCTGGCCGAAGCGCTGTGGCCCGAGGCGGATGGGGATACGGCCCGGCGGGCGTTCGATACCACGTTACATCGTCTGAGAAAGCTGCTGGGGGAGGAGGCGATAGCCCTTGCGGATGGACGACTCACGCTGGATCCGAAGCGGGTGTGGGTGGATCTGTGGAGCGTCGAACGGCTCATTCGAGATCTGGATCAGACGCTTAAGAGACCGTCGCCGGATTCCGAGGCGGTGTGTGCCACCGCCGAGAAGCTATTCCGGTTGTACCCCGGCCCCTTTCTGCGCGAGGAGAGCGACGCGGCCTGGGCCGTGAGTCGGCGCGAGAAGATTCATGGCCGGCTGGTCGCGCTGCTGGGCGAACTGGGGCGGTGCTGGGAGCGCGGCAAGGACTGGGAACGGGCGGTGGCGTGCTATCAGCGCGGCATCGACCTCGATCCCTTGGTGGAGCCGTTCTACCAGCGCCTGATGCTGGGGTATCAGACCTTGGGCCGCCGGGCCGAGGCGCTGGCGACGTATCGCCGCTGCCGCGAGACCCTGCACGCCCAGCTCCAGATTCCGCCGTCGCCGGCCACTGAGACGATTCACCAGCAGATACGAGCGGGCGCGAGCCAACCCTCGTGATGCGCGGAATCAAACTCCAACTCGGGTCTCACGTCCGGAGGCGGCTGGCTCGTCGTCTTGTGATTTACCTCCAAGTTCACTATCCTGAAGGTGTCTACGATTTCTGAGGCCCACGAAATGTGAAAGGAGACGGACGATGAGCCGGATTACGGTGGACATTCCGGAAGAAACACTGCTGGCCCTGAAGCTCGCGCCGGAAGCGATGGGCGAGGCGCTGCGGATGGCCGCGGCGATGAAACTGTTCGAGCTCGGACGCTTATCCTCCGGGGCGGCGGCCCGGTTGGCCGGCGTGCCCCGGACCGTGTTCCTGACCAAACTCGCCGACTACGGCATCGACACCTTTCGCTTGACGGAGGATCAGCTCCAGAGGGAATCGCGCATTGCCTGAGGTGATCTGCAACACCTCGCCCATTCAGTATTTGCATCAAATCGGGTTGCTGCATCTGTTGCCGGCCTTCGCGGGACGCGTCATCGTGCCGCAGGCGGTGGTGGAAGAACTGGCACAAGGACGAGCGGTGGGTCTGAACCTCCCGGATCCGGCGGCGTGTGACTGGATGGTTGTCCGGCGTCCGGCCAGCGTCTCCGCTTTGCCCCTGGTCACCGATCTGGGGCCGGGTGAAACGGAGGTGTTGATGTTGGCATTGGAGTTGCGGGACGCCGTGGTCATCCTCGACGATGCGCTGGCCAGGAGGGTCGCAAGCGCGTTGGACATTCGGGTGACGGGAACGCTTGGTGTGTTACTGGACGCCAAGCGGACCGGCCGCGTGTCATCCATCCGGGAGTATGTCGAGCAACTGGACGCATTGCGGTTTCGCCTGGCTCCTGAGACTCGCGCCGCCGTGCTCAAACTGGCGGGCGAGCAGACGAATTCGTAGGCCTTACGGCCAGCAATTATCAAGATCGGCGGCAGGAACTGGGACCCGGCGGGGGCGAGGTGAGTGATGGCGGGACAACGCGGACGCTCCATCGCCAAGATCAGCCGCCCGCGGCTTTCCGTGGTGCTGCCGCGGCCGCGTCTGTTCCGGCTGGTGGAACCGTTCTACCAGCGCCTGATGCTGGGGTATGAGACGCTGGGACGGCGGGCCGAGGCGCTGGCGACGTATCGCCGCTGCCGCGAGACGTTGCACGCCCAGCTCCAGATCCCGCCGTCTCCGACGACTGAGACGATTCATCAGCAGATACGAGCATCCGTGAGTCACCCCTCGTGATGCGCGATCGTCGTCGCGCAGTTGGATTTCTCCATCCTACCCTGTCCGCTTCGTATGGTTCGCCTATCTCGCGCTCGCGAGCCCGGCCTGGGCTTCGAACGGGCTCAACCTGATCGGGTTTGGCGGGGAGTCGTACATCATGGGCGGGGCTGATCTGGCGGTCGCCCGCGACACCACCGCGGCGAATACCAATCCGGCCGGACTCAACCAGATCGACAATCGCCGGTTCGATCTGTACTTTGGCGTCGGGTTTGTCTTGGATGGCTTTCGACATGCCGATACGTTCGGCAATGACGCGAAGCTCTCGAGTCCGCCGGCCAAGCTTGCCAACTTCGGATATGGCCATCGCCTGGGCGATCGCACCACGGTGGGGATCGGCCTCTTTGCCCAAGGGGGATCGGGCGTGGAACACGACGCGCTGAACACCGCCTTCGGTACGCGCGATGAATTGTCCGTGGCCTTCCTGATCGCGCGGTTGACGCCGGCTGTGGCGTTTGAGGTCAACGACGCGCTCTCGGTGGGCGCCTCGCTGCTCGTCACCTATTCGAGCTTCGAGCAGAAGTTCTTTCCGAACACCTCCTATGTGGATCCCGACCCGACGCAATCCTTCTTCGGCTCCGAGCTCAAAGACCTGGAGACCGTCAACATCGGCGCAAAGGTCGGCTTGCTCTACCGCGCGAGCGAGCGCGTGCGGGTGGGCGTGGCGTATACCAGCGCCGTGCCCCTGAAGTTCGACGACGGGCGCATGATCGTGAACATGTCGGCCGCGGGCCTCGGACCCGTGACATACCGGTCCGTGTCGGCCGAAGGCATCGACCAACCCCAGGAGTTCGGCATCGGCCTCGCGTTTGAGCCGACCGACCAGTGGTTGCTGGCCGGGGAGGTGAACTGGATCGATTGGTCAGGAGCCGTGAAGCGATCCACCCTGGAGGCTCGCGATCCCGACAACCCGTCCGCGCCCGCGACCATCAACGTCACGCAAGATCAGAACTGGCGGGATCAGTACGTGCTCGCCCTCGGCCTCGCGTACGAGCCCACAACGCGCTCCGTGATTCGGGCGGGCTACAACTACGCCCGGCATCCCTTGTCTCCGGAGACCATCAACCCCTTGTTGGCCCCCACGGGCGAGCACCACGCGACGTTCGGCGGCGGCTATCAACTGGGAGCCAAGTGGCGGATCGATGGAGGGATCGAGTACGCGTTCAAGAACTCGGTCACGTACACCAACCCCAGCCTGCCCTTCGGCCCAAACGCCGAAGAATCCTACGAGTTCACGTCGCTGCATATGACGCTCAGCCGGGTGTGGTAGGCATCAGGGCGGCGCTAAGTATCGGGCCAAGGTGAGAATCGGAATGTCGTGGTACCGGCCCAAGGAGAGCATCGCCCGATCTCCGGTAACCACCGCGTCAGCACGTCCCGTCACGGCGCATTCCAGCACGCGGTTGTCCGGATCGTCCTTGAGAATCCTCACGCGGCGTTTCGGATGGACGAGCGTGCCGATCTCCGCCAAAAACACCGCCACGTGGGCGAGCTCTTCCTGGTCGCGGCTGAATTTTCTCGAAAGCGTGGTGAGCAGTTCCTCAAGAATCGCCTTGGAGATGATCAGGGAGTCGTGACCGTTCACCACCCGGCGGATCGCCTCCTCGGCACGGCTTCCAGGGATCGCAAAGGCGGAGACAAAGATGTTGGTGTCGAAGACGACTCTCACTCGGTGAGAAATCGCTCAAGGTCTTTGTCGGTCAGAATGCCCCGTTCCTTCGCGAGTCGGCTCCAGTAGCCCTGGATTCCCTGGAACTCCTTGTTGAGGCGAGTGCGCCGGGCAAGCCGAAGGGCGTCCTGAATCACGGCACTCAGGGTTTTCCCCTCGGATTGTGCGATCCGCTCGGCGTCCTTTGCCAGGTCGGATGGAAGCGAAATCGTTTTCTTGACGGCGGTCCCCATGACTCGATCCCCTGTGGTATGAAAAAATCCTACTCTTGAAACCGGACCTCTGTCAACCGGACCCATCTGGCGCTTCAACTTGGTTCAGAAGAAAGGGGGATGTGACGACCAGAAAACGCCGATCGCGCCAGGCATTCAGCAATTCGGCCTGGGCTCCTCGGCGCATCAATAGCCCGCTCACCATCCTGATTGGTGTCAAGAACGACTCGATCCACGCCGAGTTCACGTCGCTGCACCTGACGTTCAGCCGGGTGTGGTAGTCGGGGCGAATTCGGCGGACTAGAGTGGTCAGGCGAGCCAGTCCGCCAGGCGTAATCCCGGAATCTGGGCAAAATCCTTCGTGTTGTGAGTGACGAGCGTTGCGTCGTGGGCGAGGGCGATCGCCGCGATCCAAGCGTCGGTCTCACCGGTCGGGCGACCCCGCTGGCGTAGCGCCGCTTTTAGCGCGCCGAACGTTCGCGCGGCATCGAGGTCGAAAGTGACGATAGGGAGGCTGCGAAATAGTCGCTCAAGCTTGTCCAGGTTCTCGACGGCACGAGCCGAGGCGGACGCCCCATAATAGAGTTCAGCGGCCACCAGCGCGGGGACGGCGATGTCTCCAAGATGATCGACCAAACGCTGTGCGACGCCGGGAGAGCCGTTAAGATAAGCAACGAGGATGTTGGTGTCGAGCAGAATCACGGGATCGAGAGATCCCGCCCCTGATGCGCGCGGCGTTCTTCAGCGATCTCCCTGAAAATCTCCGGAAGCGACGCATCGTCCCTCCAGACGCCCGCGAGCGCGAGGATCGCCCGCCGTCCCTCCTCATCGACACGCCGCAGCGGCTCGACTGATACGGAGACGCGCGACCCATCGGGGAGCCTGGATCCCTGTTCGAGGTCGATATGTTTCCCGTGGATGGTGCCTGTCAGTGTCTCCCGCATAGTTCCCTCGCTGTGAGAGTGGTAGTTGCCAGTATAACGAGGACTGCCAAGCCGTTCAACTCACCGTCAGGATCCACGCCGTTTGGCTCGAACCGCCGCGACCGCAGAGGCCACGTCCGTGACGACCTCCTCCTCCGAGACAGGCGGTAGCCCGGCTCGAATCTCATCGATGACGTGAAATCTGGCCTCGCGTTCCTGGATCAGCCGCTGAAACTCCTCGGCGCTGATGATTCCGGCGACCGGAATCCCCCCTTGTTCCACGAGGTAACGGGCGTGTCCTGACTGGACGTTCTTGAGGATTTCGCCGAAACGGGTCCGGGCCTGGAGGGCCGGGATTTTGTCGGTGGTATCCGCGGGCTTTTTCATCTCGCGTCTAGGCCGTCCCGACCGAGCACCGGACCGCCCAACTTCCTTTCACGGCATGGAGGAGCGTCGCCCATTTTGGTGAAAAAACCGGGGAAGCACGGCCAAGGCGAGAAGGGACCCCAAATCCTTGAGCGCTAAGACCTTGAAAAAGCGAATGAAGCAAAAACTTCGGCATCTGTAAGACGTATGTAAGACGTGGTCTGATACAAAAGCGCAAAACACGGGAACGATTCGCCTCTACTGCCGGATGGCGAATCCAGAATGGCGGCACGCTGTGGACGCGAAGGCGATCAGGCCATGCCGAATTGGAGGAAGCCATGCTTTCGAGAATGATGCGGAATCGGATCGCAGCGACGTTGTTCGCTACGGCGCTCGTGCCGTTCTCGGCCTGGGCGCAGGTCAATCAGCCTCCGGTGGTTACCGCGGGGGCGGATCAGACGATCTTCCTTGGGCAGATTACGCTCCTCCAGGCGACAGCTATCGATCCGGACGGCGATGCGATCGCGTACTGGAGCTGGATGATCGACTCGGCTCCTAGCGGCAGCTCGGCGACTTTATCGGATCCGACTGAGCCCAATCCAATTTTCGATACGGACATGGTTGGAGACTATGTCCTGACCGTCGCTGCTGCCGACTCTGTGGCGTGGGGCGCCCCGGATAGCATGGTGATCCACGTGGTTCCGATTCTACCGCCAGTGGCAGTGGCAACAGCGAACGTAACGACAGGGCCGGCCCCTCTCACTGTCCAGTTCGATGCGTCGCAAAGTCATGATCCGCAGGGAGCAGCATTGACCTACCGTTGGATCTTCGGCGACGCATCGCTGCCGTCGGTGGACATTTCACCGGTGCACACTTACTTGCAATCTGGCGTCTACATCGCTCACTTGGTGGTGTTCAGCGCCACTGGCCTCGTCGGTGAAGACGCACTCGAGATCACGGTAACGGAGCCCAATGCGGCACCCACCGTGAGCCCTGTCGCATCTCCGGTATCAGGTGCCGCGCCGCTGGCCGTGCAATTCTCGGCCCGTGCGTCGGATCCGGACGGCGATCCACTCAGCTTCGCCTGGGACTTCGGCGACGGCGGCACGAGCGCCGACGCCAACCCGAGCCACGTCTTCGCCGCGGCGGGCACCTACACCGTCCTGCTCACCGTCTCGGATGGACATGCCGAGGTCACGGCCTCGCTGCTTATCACGGTGTCGCCCGCGATCGCGCTGTCCATTGACAAGGCCAAGATCGATCTCAAGAAACCCGGTGGCAGGATCGCGGATGTGTCCATCAAGGCCGACGTCAGCGCCCCGCTGCCCGCACCTGACGACATCCTGGCCGTTCTGGTCGACGGCGTGCCCATCGTTGCCGCCCCGTTCTCCGACTTTCGGTTCGCGTCGACGGACGACGAGGACGATATCGACGACGGCGTGGCGACCGCCTACAAGCTCAAGACGCGCGACATGCGGGTCAAGATCGACTTCGGCGCGGGCCGCCTGACCGTGCACCGCCAGAACGTGCTGCTGCCCACGCTCGATCTGGCCAACGGCCTGACCGTGGAGCTCCGTATCGGCGATGCCGTGGTGGTGGAAAACATTCTGATGACCGCCCACGGGGCGAAGCAGTACCGGTATCACCGGGTAGGCGGGGAGGAGTAGCTACTTTGATCACGGTGCTCCCA from the Nitrospirota bacterium genome contains:
- a CDS encoding UPF0175 family protein, whose translation is MSRITVDIPEETLLALKLAPEAMGEALRMAAAMKLFELGRLSSGAAARLAGVPRTVFLTKLADYGIDTFRLTEDQLQRESRIA
- a CDS encoding bacterial transcriptional activator domain-containing protein, whose translation is MAGQRGRSIAKISRPRLSVVLPRPRLFRLVEPFYQRLMLGYETLGRRAEALATYRRCRETLHAQLQIPPSPTTETIHQQIRASVSHPS
- a CDS encoding outer membrane protein transport protein — translated: MGGADLAVARDTTAANTNPAGLNQIDNRRFDLYFGVGFVLDGFRHADTFGNDAKLSSPPAKLANFGYGHRLGDRTTVGIGLFAQGGSGVEHDALNTAFGTRDELSVAFLIARLTPAVAFEVNDALSVGASLLVTYSSFEQKFFPNTSYVDPDPTQSFFGSELKDLETVNIGAKVGLLYRASERVRVGVAYTSAVPLKFDDGRMIVNMSAAGLGPVTYRSVSAEGIDQPQEFGIGLAFEPTDQWLLAGEVNWIDWSGAVKRSTLEARDPDNPSAPATINVTQDQNWRDQYVLALGLAYEPTTRSVIRAGYNYARHPLSPETINPLLAPTGEHHATFGGGYQLGAKWRIDGGIEYAFKNSVTYTNPSLPFGPNAEESYEFTSLHMTLSRVW
- a CDS encoding PKD domain-containing protein, with product MRNRIAATLFATALVPFSAWAQVNQPPVVTAGADQTIFLGQITLLQATAIDPDGDAIAYWSWMIDSAPSGSSATLSDPTEPNPIFDTDMVGDYVLTVAAADSVAWGAPDSMVIHVVPILPPVAVATANVTTGPAPLTVQFDASQSHDPQGAALTYRWIFGDASLPSVDISPVHTYLQSGVYIAHLVVFSATGLVGEDALEITVTEPNAAPTVSPVASPVSGAAPLAVQFSARASDPDGDPLSFAWDFGDGGTSADANPSHVFAAAGTYTVLLTVSDGHAEVTASLLITVSPAIALSIDKAKIDLKKPGGRIADVSIKADVSAPLPAPDDILAVLVDGVPIVAAPFSDFRFASTDDEDDIDDGVATAYKLKTRDMRVKIDFGAGRLTVHRQNVLLPTLDLANGLTVELRIGDAVVVENILMTAHGAKQYRYHRVGGEE
- a CDS encoding putative toxin-antitoxin system toxin component, PIN family — translated: MRVVFDTNIFVSAFAIPGSRAEEAIRRVVNGHDSLIISKAILEELLTTLSRKFSRDQEELAHVAVFLAEIGTLVHPKRRVRILKDDPDNRVLECAVTGRADAVVTGDRAMLSLGRYHDIPILTLARYLAPP
- a CDS encoding type II toxin-antitoxin system VapC family toxin translates to MILLDTNILVAYLNGSPGVAQRLVDHLGDIAVPALVAAELYYGASASARAVENLDKLERLFRSLPIVTFDLDAARTFGALKAALRQRGRPTGETDAWIAAIALAHDATLVTHNTKDFAQIPGLRLADWLA
- a CDS encoding BTAD domain-containing putative transcriptional regulator, producing MHYHDYWLVAQAVYATLSMGRWDDAKQYLANASELVPGGQPMFLSSHQLHRGCQAILTGNPSEALRHATDALGHAREWPFVETQCHLALMQALLECGRQEEVGPHLEKASRLAQETNCQHFVQLALFAQAQMDLDLSDRKQNRKPEKQAVERGLSALLRAMVIGREQGYVNHPWWRPSVMARLCAKALEHGIEVDYVRDLIRKRHLVPDSPPYAIETWPWPVKVYTLGRFSILLDDQPLSMGRRSQHGKPLALLKALIAHGGRDVGQSELAEALWPEADGDTARRAFDTTLHRLRKLLGEEAIALADGRLTLDPKRVWVDLWSVERLIRDLDQTLKRPSPDSEAVCATAEKLFRLYPGPFLREESDAAWAVSRREKIHGRLVALLGELGRCWERGKDWERAVACYQRGIDLDPLVEPFYQRLMLGYQTLGRRAEALATYRRCRETLHAQLQIPPSPATETIHQQIRAGASQPS
- a CDS encoding DUF3368 domain-containing protein; protein product: MICNTSPIQYLHQIGLLHLLPAFAGRVIVPQAVVEELAQGRAVGLNLPDPAACDWMVVRRPASVSALPLVTDLGPGETEVLMLALELRDAVVILDDALARRVASALDIRVTGTLGVLLDAKRTGRVSSIREYVEQLDALRFRLAPETRAAVLKLAGEQTNS
- a CDS encoding type II toxin-antitoxin system Phd/YefM family antitoxin, producing MKKPADTTDKIPALQARTRFGEILKNVQSGHARYLVEQGGIPVAGIISAEEFQRLIQEREARFHVIDEIRAGLPPVSEEEVVTDVASAVAAVRAKRRGS